GAAGATAGATTATTAAAACGGTCACACAACCAACACCAGGCACAATAAAAAACAAAACCTATAAGAGAGTGAAGCAATGATGAATCAACGTTATGCCGCGATTGATCAGGGAACCACCGGAACCCGGGTCGTGGTGTTCGGCGAGGATGGCAGGCACCATTCGCCGGCCAGCATGCCACACAAGCAAATCACCCCTAATCCGGGCTGGGTGGAACACGACGCTCTGGAGATTTTGGCGAATATCCGACGCTGTCTCAGCCAATGTGACATGGTGGACGCCATCGGCTTAGGGCACCAGGGCGAAAGCCTGCTGGCCTGGGACGCCGACAGCGGCCTGCCGCTGTACAATGCCATCATTTGGCAAGATCAGCGTACCGAGCCGGAGATCCAACGTCTAAAACGCGAAGGGGTCGAGCCGCTGGTGATGGCGAAAACCGGCCTGCCGCTCGATACCTACTTCTCCGCCAGCAAGATGGGCTGGCTGATGAACAACGCGCCGGGGGCCAGGCAGCTGGCGCAACGCGGGCGCCTGCGCCTCGGCACCATGGACGCTTTCTTCCTGTTCCACCTGTGCGGCCGGCATCTCACCGACTATAACTCGGCTTCGCGCACCTCGTTGTTCAACATTCACACCCTGCAGTGGGACGAAGAGCTATGCCGTTTGTTCGGCGTGCCGATCGACAGCCTGCCCGAGGTCAGAGATAACATCGGCCACTTCGGTGACGTCGCACTCAACGGCAAACCGGTTCCGCTGACGGCCTGCATCGTCGACCAGTTTGCCGGTACATACGGCCACGGCTGCCATCAACCGGGGCAGATGAAGATCACCTTCGGTACTGGCGCCTTTTTACAGGCGATCACCGGGCCGCGCCCGATCGACGCCGGCGAGTCCGGCCTGTTGCCCACGCTGTGCTGGAAGCTGGCCGGCAGCGCGCCGGTGTATGGCCTGGACGGCGGCGTTTATAACGCGGCCTCCGCCATTAACTGGGCGAGAAAGATAGGCCTGTTCAACGACTTCGATGAGTTCGGCGATTTCTCGGCTCAGCCGGCCATCGCGCGCGGCCTGGCCTTTGTGCCTGCGCTCTCTGGGCTGGCCTGCCCGTATTGGGATCGCTCCGCCGCAGGGGTGTGGGCCGGCCTGTCGCTGGAAACCGAACGCAAGGATCTGCTGCAATCGATCCTCGAAGGCATCGCCATGCGTTCCGCCGAGGTGATCAACGCCATGGATAAGTTGAAACCGATCGGCGACAGCATTTCGGTGGACGGCGGTCTGTCCGCCAACCGCTATTTCACGCAGTTCCTCGCCAATCTGATCCAAAAGCGCATCGTTACGCCTGCCAATAAGGAGATCACCGCCCAGGGCGTGGCGCTGTTGGCGCGTAAAGGGCTGGGCGTGGAACAGCCGCTCAAGGTGCTCAACCGCTATGAAGTGACGGAACCCGCCAAGATCGATATGGCTGTTTGGTTCGCCCGCTATCAGGAAATCATCGCGCGCTCGCGCGGCTTACGTTCATCGCAGGAGGAACACCATGGCTGAGTTCGGTAATTTCATCATCTATATCATCATGGCCGGCACCCTGATCGGTGCGCTGGCGTCGATCGTCAAACCGGAAGGTGAACTGGGG
The sequence above is drawn from the Serratia sp. FDAARGOS_506 genome and encodes:
- a CDS encoding glycerol kinase encodes the protein MMNQRYAAIDQGTTGTRVVVFGEDGRHHSPASMPHKQITPNPGWVEHDALEILANIRRCLSQCDMVDAIGLGHQGESLLAWDADSGLPLYNAIIWQDQRTEPEIQRLKREGVEPLVMAKTGLPLDTYFSASKMGWLMNNAPGARQLAQRGRLRLGTMDAFFLFHLCGRHLTDYNSASRTSLFNIHTLQWDEELCRLFGVPIDSLPEVRDNIGHFGDVALNGKPVPLTACIVDQFAGTYGHGCHQPGQMKITFGTGAFLQAITGPRPIDAGESGLLPTLCWKLAGSAPVYGLDGGVYNAASAINWARKIGLFNDFDEFGDFSAQPAIARGLAFVPALSGLACPYWDRSAAGVWAGLSLETERKDLLQSILEGIAMRSAEVINAMDKLKPIGDSISVDGGLSANRYFTQFLANLIQKRIVTPANKEITAQGVALLARKGLGVEQPLKVLNRYEVTEPAKIDMAVWFARYQEIIARSRGLRSSQEEHHG